The genomic DNA GGCCCCGGGGCCGTCATGGCCGGGGTCGCTGCAGCACTGGCCCATGCGCAAGGGAGGCCAGCGCTGACGACGCAACTCGCATTCGCGGAACCCATGATCCTCGCTGCACCGCACGACAGCGCTCTCACCACGGGTCTGTTCATTGCGCTGGAACAAGCGATCCAGCGAGACCACGGGGTATCGGCACAGCTCGCCACTGACTTGGCCCACGATGTCTTGGGCATCTGCAAGGGCATGCTGCTCTCGGCGGCTGCCCGAAACTCCGTCAGTTCTGCCGACCTTGCCAAGAAGATCAGCGTTGCCGTTGGTTCCTATCTGGATGCGATAACCAAATCATGAAGGAAGAACAGGCGGTCTGACAAAGCCGCACGCGCCCGACGCACTGTTTCCTAGCGGTCTCAAGCGTCGGGAAGCGTCCCGTCGGCGCGCTCCCGGAGCCGGCTCGGAATCGTTACGGAGCCAGGTAAGTTAGAACCTTCAGCAGGGTTCGTGGGGCACGTCGCGCCAGCCCCCCTCGATGCGCCTGAAGCGATTACCTGAAATACATCGCTCACCCGGCCGCAATGGCGCCGGAGCGTATTCCGGGATGCTCAGCCTGATTGTTCGCGGACGGATGGCCTCCGCATCCCGCGCCAGCTCAGTGTTCAACCGTGCCATTTCTCGGTCGAACTGTGCCTGTTCGGATTTCGTCATCGGACGCATCAGCTCGGCTGTCATGGCTGCCGCTTGCCGCCTAGCGTTCCACTCAATGAGTCCCATTGCTATTGCGACCGCTGCCGCCACCCCTAGGCAGATTCCCAGCCATGGAATCTCCGGTCGATTTCGATAGGTTGAGTTGGAGCTGGAACGCTCCCTGAAATGCACTTCCGCCATGTCTTGTTTGCCAAACGTCGGCTCCTGCCGTTCGCGTTCCATACCATCCCCAAAGCGTGTCCCGGTTCGCATTGTAAGGGTGTGTAGGGCAGGGTCCCTACGGCAAAAGCGTGACCCGCCCTGAAGTGGTTACCGCCCGCGGCTGATGCGCACCACAATGGAAGGCTGCTCGCTGCAGCCGCAGTCTTCTTCGCCTTATGGCATCGCGCAGATTGTCCACGTTTGGTCTCCTGCAGGAGCCGGCCCGTGGAATCCATTGCAATTGGTGATGCGCGATGTTGCAGGTCAGCGACCGCCGGACCATGTCAGAGGGCTCGAGGCTGTGACACTCGGCGACGTACACATGCTGCTTGTCCAGGGAGGCCAGTGGATGATTGTTCTGCTGGCTGCGCTGGGCATCTCATTGAGCATCGGCCTGACTGCGTCGCCCATTGCGATCATGGGCAGTGCACCTGAAGAGAAAGCCGGGGCGGCCAATGCACTGGAAGCCACCCGCTACGACTTGGGTACGGGCCTGGGCATCACCGGATTTGGGCTGGTGCTGGCATCCAGCTACCGCAACGCCATCGAACTACCCGGCGGCCTTCCTGCCGGCATGGCAGCCAAGGCAACAGAATCCATCGGCGAAACCCTGGTCGCGGCGCAGGCGCTGGAGGGGGGCGGGGGTTGCCAGAGCCATTGCCGATGCTTAGCATCGCTGCAGCACGATCGACCAGGAAGCGCCTGGTTCCGGCAGAAGCTCCAAAGCTTGCGTAGCGTACGTGCGCGGTAGAGCGCGAGTTGGTAAAACGGACAAGGAAGCGCTCATGACACGGCAAATCACAAAACTCGTAATCGGCGCGGGCATCATGGCTATCGCGGCGCAAGTCGGGGCCAGCGAGTTTCTGATCGATATGCAGGGTGCAGCCGGAAAGCGTGTCAATGTGTACGCCAATGACGCGGCGACCGACCACACGCCGGTCGATGATGTCACGAATCCTGGCCCAGACCGGATCCGTCAGATTGATCTGACAATGGTCTATGAAGCGATCGACCAACCCCTATGGTTGGAATATCAACTCCAGTTCAAATGCCCCAAGCCGAGCAAACGCGGCCGTGGCGCGCCCAAGCACAAGGCTGATTCAACCGGGATGTTGGACACGCCGGATTCGGTGGAATTCCGGGTGGCCAGCGGCACAAAGTCCATGAAACAGGATCCGGCGATCATTGATCTCCAGCCCACCGATTGGCAAAGTACGAGCAGCCACACGATGCGACAGGCATGGAACGTAGCCTGCAACAGTGACAGCATTATCGGCGCCAAAGAAGCTGCGTCCATCGATCGTGTGGTTCTGTCCGACACATTGCGACCGAAACTGGCAGCCATTGGTTTGACTGGACTGGAACTGGTCCCCGATGGACTGTCGATGAGTTCCCTTGCCGACTTTACCTGGGAAAAGCTGTGGTCCGATGTGCCGAGGCCCGCGATCAATAACGGCCGCAAGCTGACGGCTGCAGAATCGGCAGCGCACAAGGCAAAATTGGTGCAAATGCAGCAACGCGTAACCGAAGCACAGGGGAGGGTGCAGGGCAATCTGGCGACGATGAAGGCCGATCTGGATTTTACTCAGACTGCCGCTGAGTACCGGGGAAAAAGGCGTTTAACGCGCAGTGAATCGCTCCTGATCCAGGTGTGGGCAGGTAAGACTGAGCAAGAGGTCGTCGCCGCGAACGGCAACGCATCTGTCCGTCAGGCCGGGATCGCGCGGACGCTCTCTTACGGGCAGTCCTTTGACAATCGCGTCATGTGGCAGAACCTCGCGACCGGCGCGACGTATGACGGCGGCGGCTATAAAAGCTGCAACGTCCGCTATGTGCTGATCCCGGACAGCGCCGGGATGCTGAGGGTTGCCGATGTGAATGTGTTCGGTGAAGCAAGTGGCGACACAAGAGGGATGCGTGGCGCC from Stenotrophomonas sp. 169 includes the following:
- a CDS encoding TetR/AcrR family transcriptional regulator; its protein translation is MDAILEAAARLLEQQKFHAFSTNAIAALAGVSTGSLYQYYPDKEAVLRALIIREMQGRVDHAVEAMRQHTGPGAVMAGVAAALAHAQGRPALTTQLAFAEPMILAAPHDSALTTGLFIALEQAIQRDHGVSAQLATDLAHDVLGICKGMLLSAAARNSVSSADLAKKISVAVGSYLDAITKS